The Oryza glaberrima chromosome 5, OglaRS2, whole genome shotgun sequence DNA segment cagtttgaaaaacgtgacACGAAAGTCTTAATATTCTTTCAacttttattggagaaaagGACGGGACTATAGGACTACCTTCATTCTAAAATTCGAACAGGGCTGACTGAGTTCGTTTATTCATGTTCCCTATTTCCCTCTCTTGTTTGTCGCGTGTAATCtctatagaaaaattatttttaaaaatcatattaatcctttaaaaagttttttaagcTATACTTAATTAACTATGTGCTATGTTGCTCCATTTTTCGTGATTAGGGGGTCAATTCCCAACTCCATGAGACAGACACAGTCTTAGCATGattgaaagaaaggaaaaaccaTATGAATTATAGAGGATTTTATCCTATGAAAAATAATCCTATAGAgttatttgaaataaaaaaatgtttcctaTCAATTTCTTAGGAATTCATGTGGAATGAACATTGCAAGATTAATTTTAGAGGAAAATAAGCATGATATCTTACTTCATAATAATCAAACAACTTTTCGAAATCCCATAAGAACTCCCTAAGTATAACATTCTGTTCCTACATTTGTTCCTATTGCTGTGTTTTCTCATCCCCACATTTCAAAGGAGCCATAAACTCTTAAATAATGTTTTGAGTTAATGGTTTGCTTGTTTGATCTATCTTAAATCCatttttagggcccctttgaatcgtaggattgaaaaaaaggaggaatgggaaaaacataggattctgataggaatgcaaatgtaaaacaaaggattgcaaaacataggaaaaacacaggaatggccgtttgattggaccgcaggaaaaacgcaggattcaaatgagagagatagactcaagggaagttttccaagaggttggagtggatgttaaatttcctacatttttcctCTAGAATCGTAGGAAAGGAAAGTTttctacctttttccttttatcattcctacaaatcaaagacaagaatagtgtaggatttcaattcatttgttttttctccatttatcctccaattcaaagggggccttaaTAGCATTAACTTTCTTTTCCAAAATAAGTATATAAATCCAAAACCATgaaaagaagtattttttttttcaaattttattccaAAAACTACGTTCCAACAAGCATGCTCCATACGGCTAGGCTATAGAGTTGATAGAGAGATGTGGAGGGCCCACGTGTCAGGGACACCCAACgggattgtgttttttttttgacatagtgTTGACAGCGAAAGAGTGTGGAATGAAATTCTTGGCTGTAGATGAGCCTGTAGGCCCCGCCACGGATGCGAGGCCACCAGCGGATGAGCGCCACGTGTCCGCTACAGGCATGGGCAGCGCGACCAGAGAAGTGGACAGGACAAGGCCGCATCCGCCATCCTCCATTGATTCATCTCCCTTCCTTTGCTTGAGATTCCTCAACCTctacatctctctcctccaatcccctcctctctctctatctctcttccCGGCCTGTGCAGAGACGGAGGCAGGATAGGCCGGCGAGCAAAGGTTCGAGTTCTTTCCCCTCGGATTCCACAAAGTAGGTGTCTTTTTTgtttaagaaaaatagaatcaCCAAGTTGTTGTTCTCGTTGAGTTTTGGTTGTATTTTGTCACTCGAGAGCCTCTGCATGTTCCAAAAGATGGTGTTTTATTGGTGGTGTTTTGATTATGCTAGATGTGGAGGATGGACGGATCAGATATTCTGTTGTTTACTCGCTTTGAAATTTATGCTTGTTTTAGTATTATGCATCTTTGGGCAATTATCGCATGGATGGATCATACATGCCATTTCTTTCGGTTCGAATGTCTTCCTGTTTACTACTTTGGAATTATCGTTTTTAGAGTTTCGAATTAGCTGATTACTGCAAGTACAGTTCCCCGCTGTGTTTTTGTTTGTGATTCTGAACTGCAAACTGATCTAGGATCGAGAAATGTTGGTGTATTTAGAGATTTAAGGGGGGCGACTGATGTGTCACCATTTAGAAAATCAATTATGCATTTCCTAATTGTCATGTCTGCATGCTGTCAAGTTAAATTTGAGATAACTGCTGAAGATTACAGAAGGCCTAGAATTCTATTACCCCATTCATAGAGTAGCTGTGATTCTGACAATACAATGCACAGCAGGTATTTAGAAAGGAAACTGTTACTACATGGTTGTTAACAGCAAGCAGCTATTATTGATCTGATAAGGAATGAATTTCTACAGTATTTTTGACGCGACGTATTAGCATCAGTTTTGCTCAAGATTCACTTACTGTTGCGTGCAACTAATGTCCAAATTTCACATCAGGTACTAAAGATCATATCTCTTCAAACTGGTTAGGAAGCTTACTTAATGAAGACACAATTGGATTGATTTTAGTGGCCAAACCCAAGCCAACATACAGACTGTGCACATATGGCTACTCGCATTCCTGGTACTGTAGCAGCTAGCGGGGTGTACTACAATGATCAATACAGAATGCCATGTAAGCTGAAAGGAATTCATTGCATGGCATTGAATTGTATACCGCAAAAAGCGAAGGTAAGGAAGTGCATGAATGGATACCAATCAACATTCAGGTTTTGTGTAAATGAGAAAAATGGACAAACCACCGGGCAGTCAAATGGTTCCTTGATCCAACAAGGCCAGAATTTCCGGTGTCATTCTTATGGTTCTCATAACAGCAGTGAAACTAAAGAGTGCAGCCTTGAAGATGGCACTGATTCATACAGGTAATATTTGTACTACATTACAGGATAATGAGCCTACTTTTTCCCCAGATGACCAATGTTTATTGAATTTGTGTATCTGGACATGCAAATTCATTATCATCCTAATTCCTATCTTTCTACTGTCTTTAAATGACACGTCCTATGTACAAAGCTGAACACAGTCATTTTTAAGATGGACATAACCCATccaacattttttattttgtttttatggttGACATAACCTGTTTGtctttttaaatttctaaatCTATTGTTGCAGGGATTTTGAAGAACATTCAAGAGGAGCCTCCCAATTTTCAGATAATCAAGTTGCAGCAAAGAAAAAATCAGTCAAATCTAGTCAAGGGTTGGCTGAAGCTTGCAAATTTGTTTACAACGATGCAAAATTTGTGAATGAAAGAGCTCAAAATGATATTCTCTTGCTTTCACGGTATTCCTTTCATaataatctttaaaaaatatatccctTGGTAAAAACAAGAGATTTGTACATAACAAAATTATGTGTCTCATTTCTAATCCTAGTGGCATAACAAGGCTGAACAAACGTGCGTGCCAGGATGTTGCTGTTTTAGGGTCAGGATTTCTCAAGCTTGATGGTACATGATTTCCCTTTTAGCTGACAAGCTCTTAGTTTCTTTGGTATGATTTAACTATCCATCTAAAGCTATTATTTACTGAAAGCTCGTGCAAGGAAGGACACTAAAAAAATTGACCACAGTGTGAAGGAAAGGGCAGCGCGGCTTACCCATTTTGCGAGAGTATGATTTTTCAATATGTTTAGATAATTGAACCATCCATGTGCTTTACTTTTTGTTCCTTTCTACCTCTATGTACTTTAGCCTGTTACCTCTGTATGCATATTCAGATATTAAAGGAACAGGCTCAGTCAGACTTGAAGAAAGCAGCAGATCAGCATTGGAGCGATGGTGCTTTGGAGGTCTGTGCTAGTTCTCTGTCCTTCACTTCATTTTGCTGGAACTAGTTGAAAATACTGAGCGATATATAGCTGCCAAATGTTTCTGGAGTACCGATGTTGTTTTATTACCGGTGTTAACCTTCTTTGTGTGTGTTACTATCAAATTCATGGGATTATGCTTATATAATACACTATTTATTTGCAATGCAGGCAGATCTGCGACGAGCTGACTCGGTTGTTAGACGACGTGCCATGGAAGATGCTTTCATGGCTTTAAAGGTAGCCCAACTTGTTCTTTTCCATCTCTACTGTCTTTAAATGCAGCAAGTTGGTTTAGTTTTCATTACAATTTACAAGCTAAGATATGCAAGATTTTAGGATGAAAACATAATCagttattttgatttatgaAAGCAAGATTTATAACTCAAACTCGTAACAATTCTTGATTATTTATTTGCTTAACATCATGCCCCATACATCATATTTCCAacaaattttgtttgttttatgaGCCTGCTGTCATGACCGGTTTGCTGTTATGCATTACATTAATAGCTAAGGTTTAGTTTGATTGGCTTAGCagaaaataaataatcatatatCTAGACATGAATAACTAGCCTCAGACTTAATCATACTCTATCTACACCTTGCCATATCGACATTTTTTTGGTATTTGTTGCTGCACAAAAGGAAAAGTTTATGGATCACATACTAGATGTTTTGATCAATTTGACCCTTCCCAATTCTCGGTATTTCTCATACAGCATCTTGATTATTAAATATTACACTTGTATGTAATTCTGTAATATTTAGTGCAGTTTGTTCGGGATATCCATGACATGATGGCAAACAGATTACAAGAGCAGTAAGTTCATTTCAAATGCTCATTTCTTAGAGAAATTCAATGTTTAATTAAGGAGGGTATGATTTTACTTCGCTGGTTCATATTCATTGTTAGAACAATCTGATTTGTactaaaataaatatactttAGATTCGCAAAGGATGGTTCCTCTTCTCCTGCTAATTCAAGAAGTTTCATCACCCTTGAGAAAAATGGAAATACCTTCGAGCTGTTTCCTCATGAAGTTTCAACGGACCAGATTACTGCCATAGAGGTTATATCTAGATTAACTTATTTAGCAGAAAACTCCCATCATATGGCTAATTTTGGTTAAATTTGTTATCCATAGCAAGCATACTGGAGTATGGCATCTGCGTTGTCTGAGGCTGATGGTATCGACTACACAGATCCTGAggaggtgaaacattttttaccCACATTATAAAGATGAACCTTCCTATGTCCATCTTTCTAACCTTCTCTTTTCTGTTTCTGAAGCTTGAGTTGTTAGTAGCAACTCTCATTGACCTGGACGCCATGGATGGGAAAAAGAGTGTTTCCTTACTTGCTGAATGTTCAAGCTCTCCAGATGTTAATACCAGGTATATCAAAGCATTATTGAGTACAGTTACCTGCAATGTATGTTGCTTCTGCGTTGTTAGCAAGATCGAATCCATCTTCAAGTACAGAAAATGAGAATATACAGAAAATGAGAGAATGTTAATATAAAGAATGCAGATTTGATATGTCCTGTCTCTATACATCATGGCTATGTGCCAAAATAGCTAATTAGcgacaaaaaataatttatggataaAACTATTATGTATATGTCcttagtgacttaaaagccaattcAAAAAAGGAACTATGTTGAAAATACCGTAGAATTAACTCAAAAATTAAGTCTTAAATAAATTTTGGCGGTGGCTGATTCGTTGTAGGGCAAACGTTGAGGCTCTATGTTATATTTCTGAATTACATCGCATTCGTATTGACCATTATTATGTATGTATACCCCTTGTAGGAAAGCTTTAGCTAATGCACTGGCTGCAGCTCCATCCATGTGGATTCTTGGAAATGCTGGGATGGGTGCATTACAGGTGAACATAAATCTCTCCTATAGCTCCTCCTATTGACAATTTCTGATTACCTTCATATCAGAATTTTTTGTATGAGAAATTTCTAAGCCTCTCAGAGCCAGGAATCATGCTTGCCCCACAGTTCAAATTTGATCTTCATATTCATTTGTAACCATGATTTCCAAGCTGTACAAACTGAAGCTCATTTCTCCCTTGTGatcaattatctaaaaaaggtTAAAATCCATAGTACAACGCAGCCTGTTTCTGCATAATAATCAGTTATTGTTGAATGaacttgctagttgctacttgCTACATGAACTAGTTTCTTTGAAGTTACTTGGGTAACTATTGATGTTTCATCAATCTTTGCTTGCTCTTTCAATTGCAGAGATTGGCTCAAGATTCCAATTATGCTGTAGCCAGGGCTGCAACAAGAGCCATCAATGAACTCACAAAGCAATGGGAGCTTGAAGAAGGTGACAGCCTGAGGTTTGTACTGAATCAAAATATGGTTTCTAAAGAGACAGCCGATGACAGTGCAGCAGCAGATGACACCAGGTGATCATGTGCAAATAAGAAGGAAAAAATTACACTAGGATTAACAGAAACTTATACAAACATCACGTTTCAGAGCATATATATGGATAAGGTGAATGTCTATCTCTGTCACAGTTTCAGAGCATAATGTGCTGCTTGGTATCAAACCAGATCACCAGAATCATCAGAATGACAGAATGCATGTAACTGACACATCTTTTCAGTGCCAAACTGCCAAAGAAATTAGGAACTGGTGTAAAGATAAATGTATTCCTTCAGTAAGACATAGTCAATAgtgttagaataattgggctaggcccaacttatcctattaaatctcaaaggcccataataagtgttaaggataataataccacctcaggatttaagggaggaatatctcaacctaaatagggagttattggaggccccctgttgactggttgaggtgggggtcggaatgccacgcgcgcgcgcgccgggccgaggccgtgggcgtgggcgtgggcgaggCTGGCTGGCGGCGTGCGTGCGTCACGTCGCTATTCTTTTGCAGCCACTAACCACGTTCCAACGACTGCCTCTCtctcctgatagataaggaggccgcgAGTCCGATCTGTAACGGACGCTTGCTTCTTTCTCGGTGTTACGTTCCAACGACTGCCTCTCtctcctgatagataaggaggccgcgAGTCCGATCTGTAACGGACGCTTGCTTCTTTCTCGGTGttaattcctcctcctccgcttctttcccggtgttagttcctcctcctccgcgccagtGCTGTTCTCgcttcctcgcttctgatctcttgcgcgcacgagagattggaaggagcagTGCCTCCGCAACCACATCtgcgcctgagatctgcaccgggtaggcgggtgatcaggtttttggggagtgcctcTCGCACGACTGCTCGCCATGTCTggagatgccgccgccgctgctggaggATATGGCAGAGGTGGTGCgccaggagctggagccggtGCTGCGAACGacaacatcaacggaggcaattctgcctcacaatccagcggagggccattctcggggtatatccTTCTCTTGTTCCCTTTGTTAGCGCTATCGCTTTACTGTTATGTGCgctatgttcctgttcctgacatTCATGATGCCTCTAGCATGTTATTGCGTTACTGTaatgttcctgttcctgacattcatgatgcgcatagtatgctactggttatgttaagatcaccctacactgcttatgccatgattattgctttaacattttggattaaatATGCCGActcatgactatatttccaacaaaTAGATGAAGCAAAAGAGCATGGTTGAAGAAATTATGTTCCTCAGATGTTTTTTGCTATTCGATTGGGAAATGGATAATAGTGCCACCTCCTGAGTATttctttgagaaaaaaaagtctattttacaacCCTAAAAACTTTCACTCGCACCGAGTTGTTAAATCCTGAACTTTAGCCAAGTGGCatactccctttttttttttacatggcaTACTAAAATTTGATGCAAATATGCAGAATTATTAGTCGTGCTTAAAGCAcctaatgataaaacaagtcatgTCGAaataaatgatactccctctgtttcaagttataagacgttttgattttggtcaaagtcaaactatttttaagtttgactaattttatagaaaaaaaatagtaatatttttaatccaagactaatatattatgaaaatttattcaattatagatttaatgaaactatgctgatgttgtaaatattactatatttttctatagagTTAGTCAAATTTAGAGTAACCTAAAACGGAGCGAGTATTTACATAGttcttttaataaaataaatgatcaaatgtGAAGTTTAAAAGTCAACAactttatatttttcaaaacCGAGCTAGTAAGTAGCCCAACAATGTCACGCAATCCGTGTCCAGTACAATGGCACTTGTTTAGAAGGtaatccaacgatcggaaacgatttagtaccatgaggtaccggtaccttgaggtacttcttgttggaccggagcaaatctcattGCATAAACCACCCTAATTGTCACTCTAGTTTTGATATTCTACCCTATAACCTATTTCGTTGCAAAATCCCACCCACCGTACACACGTGAGTAGCTGATTTGCTCCATTTCTTCTGACATGGATTCGCAGTGAACCGTATAAGCCATGTTGTGTTCATCTAATATGGCTATGAGGTGAGTTTGACTTGAGCTCGTTCTTAGGTCCTGTTTGggagagcttaagattctgagaatctaCTGGTTGATAGCCAGCTTATGAGAATATGGAGAAGCTACTAAACATAgcttctgaattttagtttattttttaagtagaatAATAGATTCTCAAAATCTATGTGACAATCTCGattgtttgggggggggggggagttttTGATTCTGGGAGAAACTGCACCTACTAGAAGCTCCCCAAAATAGATCCTTAGACTAGTTCGAAGTGGCAAGAAGGGTAGAATGACAATCAATGGCGTTGATCGGCAGCGAATCCATATTGAAAGAAATGGGCCAAATCAACTAATAATgtgtatggagggagtaattttggCCTTTGGTTGCCTGAGCTTTTGCAACAAAATGGGTTACGGAGTAGAATGTTTAAAACGAGAGTGACAACTGAGGAGGTGGTTTATACGATTTGGTCAGTTTAAAAAGGACCCAAGACATGTTTTGCACGAGGACAAAAACATCCATATAACTAACTTATCATCGAAGAGATTAGTACAAGGTAATACTATACCATTTCTAGTTTGAAATCGGCAGAGATGGTTAAGCTAGCTTTCGTAAGCAGGAGTGTACATCACCATTCACCACACCAAGCCGTTTCACTGAAGCTTCCGCCTTCTCGCCGATAAATTAAACGGAAGCAGAGCTGCTGCTGCAAGAAGGCTTTCAGCTCACacgggagagaagagagatgggagTGAGGGTGACCGGGCCGGCGGGATCGCCGCtcgtggcggcggtgctggcgagcctggaggaggccgccgccggcggcgggtacGAGCTCgtcggcatggcggcggcgcgcgaacGGAGTACCCGGCCGCACCTTGCCCGGAACGTAAGCCGCCCACCCTTTCTGagaatttcttttaaaaacctttttaattttaaaaataaatcttacaaaacttatttttaacaTATGAACAATTTTGCCACGCTAACTTGCATGGCAAAAACATATTGTCACGCTAATCTAACTGACGTAGCTGTTATTTGCTCATACCATCctcactaatattttttttagataatggaaatgtgttacatctccggcctctgcccgtaggcacacagccaaaaaattCAGACGTgaacagaaaagttaaaaaaggcgagatgggacaaacccccaacttctgccgatgatatgatctactaaaataatattttttttcaaaatcacgTAGATTCTATCCCGAAATTCTGTAGGTGCTACGCCATCCAAAATGGAATAAAAGTTCCTTGGCTACTAATTCCAAGCGTGTAGCACCATTGTGCATAGTATCCTGTTGCTCCTGTGAAAGCATCATACACCAAGAGTGGAGCCAattggaacacatgaagataacttgcatgatgttaggcatttttttatggttaaaaactatatcattacggcaacgccaaattgaccaacataaaGCACTAGCtccaaacaaaatcattttttttgtgggtCTAGGCACTCCCCTTAGCCAGTCACCAAATATATCTTTTGCATTGTGAGGAGGGGGGATGttgaaggcaaagaagacacaTCACCAAGCAAAACGTGCAACATGacagtcaaagaaaagatgttggatggtCTCTTGTGTATTACAAAAACAACATTGCTTGTTTCCCCTTCAATTTCTCTTTATGAGATTATCTTTTGTCAAGATTACTTTTTTgtgaagaaaccacataaatactttgatttttagtggtaCCTTTACCTCCCATAAGATACTCTTGTGGATTCTTACATTGGAATTGATGATCGCATTATATATGGATTTGACCGAAAAATGGCCATTTTTATGTAGCGACCAAATAAAGCAATCCTTTTCATTTGACAGGGTTATGTTAGCTAGTCGAGAGATCAGATCGTTCCACTCAACTAACTTTGGTCCTACAATTGATCGTCGGAATGAAACATTCAACGGTGTTGTGCTCATAACCTCTGCCAAAGTAGAATGTCTTTTTCGGACCACATTGTACAGAGAAGGATATTGATATTTGAGAGGTTGCAAGCCCAACCAtgtatcttcccaaaatcttatttcCATCCCATTACCA contains these protein-coding regions:
- the LOC127774778 gene encoding senescence-associated protein OSA15, chloroplastic is translated as MATRIPGTVAASGVYYNDQYRMPCKLKGIHCMALNCIPQKAKVRKCMNGYQSTFRFCVNEKNGQTTGQSNGSLIQQGQNFRCHSYGSHNSSETKECSLEDGTDSYRDFEEHSRGASQFSDNQVAAKKKSVKSSQGLAEACKFVYNDAKFVNERAQNDILLLSRGITRLNKRACQDVAVLGSGFLKLDARARKDTKKIDHSVKERAARLTHFARILKEQAQSDLKKAADQHWSDGALEADLRRADSVVRRRAMEDAFMALKFVRDIHDMMANRLQEQFAKDGSSSPANSRSFITLEKNGNTFELFPHEVSTDQITAIEQAYWSMASALSEADGIDYTDPEELELLVATLIDLDAMDGKKSVSLLAECSSSPDVNTRKALANALAAAPSMWILGNAGMGALQRLAQDSNYAVARAATRAINELTKQWELEEGDSLRFVLNQNMVSKETADDSAAADDTR
- the LOC127774629 gene encoding glutathione S-transferase 4-like — protein: MGVRVTGPAGSPLVAAVLASLEEAAAGGGYELVGMAAARERSTRPHLARNPFGKIAAFAEDGELALVDAVGGHVDGSRSHARVTS